A segment of the Leptolyngbya sp. NIES-3755 genome:
GCCGGAATTTCTGCCTTCAATGCAACGAGACGCGGCTGATTTTCAGGCGACAAGCGAAACTATCCAAGATGCAACAACGTTCAGTACCAAATTGTGCGCTAGTTCTGGGCTGGATCATGATTGCTTAGTGGATTGAGAGAGTTAAGGCGAAACAGGCGAAAGCGGTGGAAAGCTACGCGATTTCGAGTCTCCGACTGCCAAGATTGCGGACATCAAGAATGCCATCTCCTATCTACAAACGGTGGATGCGGTGGATGCGAATCGCATTGCAGGATTAGGGATTTGTGCGAGTGCAGGCTACATGACTTCGGTTGCAGCGGAAGACGATCGCCTCAAAGCATTGGTGACGGTTGCACCCTGGTTACATAATTCTCAGATCGTGAACACAGTTTATGGAGGAGAAGCGGCAGTACAAAAGCTAATTGCGAAAGGCAAAGCAGCAGAAGCAAAATTCCAGCAAACAGGTCAGGTTGTGTCTGTGCCAGCAACGAGCAGAACTGATAAGAACTCACCAATGTTTGGAGAGGTTGACTACTATCAAAACCCTAAGCGTGGTGCAATTCCACAATGGGACAATCGTTTTGCCGTTGCATCCTGGGCAGAATGGCTCACCTTTAACCCACTGCCTGAAGCGAAGAACATTCAGATCCCGACTCTGTTCATCCACAGCGAAAAAGCTGCAATTCCCGATGGTGCGAAACAGTTCTTTGCGGCAATTCCGAGCCAGAATAAGCAGTTTGAATGGTTAGAAGGTCGCACACAGTTCGATTTCTATGACCAACCTCAGACGGTCGATCGTGCCGTTGCGCTTACGGTGAACAAGCTGATACCAAATTGATTTTTCATTGCTACAGATCCTCGCCCCCTAAATCCCCCATTCTGGGGGATTTAGGGGGCTGCCAGGATCTGTAGCAATGAAAAATCAATTTGGTATGAGAACAGTCCTGTAGAGAACCTCACCATGAAACTATCTCGTCGCAATCTAGTCTGGCTCGGTGGTGCAAGCACAACAGGTTTTTTAGCTGCCCTGTTCACCGCTCAATCTCAATCTAATGCACAGGGAAACTCGAACACGATGACGGATCAAGCTGCCATTATCAATGCAGTGAATGGAATCGCCATCTTTGCGGATTTGCGCGACTGGAAACGGTGTCGTCAAAGTTTTACGAATGAAGTGGAGTTCGACTACACAGCGATGACAGGCGGAAAGCCAACGACGATCGCAGCCGATCAGCAAATGCAGCAATGGTCACAGTTCTTCAACAGCACGTTCAAGAATACACAGCATATTATCGGTAGTCATGTGGTCACGGTCAACGGCAACACAGCAACCTGTGTCTCGAACTTCCAAGCGCATCATACATATCTAGATGAGAAGAAAGGAACTTGGATTTTGAGTGGCGTTTACAATCACGATCTCGTTCGCGAAGGTAATGCCTGGAAGGTCGATGAGAATGTCGATCGCTTGGGAAACAGGCAATCGCCCTGGCTAATTCAAGCTTCTAATTCAACGAAACTAAGGAATGCAGAGTATGAGTTCAACACAATTTGGTTGTAGATGGCGGATTTACAGCCGTTCAGAAGTGATCAATCGCGAAACTGCTTCGGGGTCATGCCCAGAGCCTTTCGGAACTGGGCAATAAAATGACTCTGATTCGAGAAACCCACTTGATAGGCAACTTCAGCGATCGACAATCGAGTAGCAGACAGCAGAACTTTAGCTCGATCGATGCGGCGACTCAAAACATAGCGATGCGGCGGTTCTCCGATCGCGCTTTTGAATGCTCGTGCAAAGTGGAACTGACTCATTGGGACTAATGCGGCTAACTGTGCGATCGACAATTCTTCTGCTAAATTGTCCTCGATGTAATCCTTCAATCGTTTGACTGTCAAATCGTCCAGTGCTCCGGTTTGAACAACGGGTTGGGCATTTTGAGGCGCATAGTTCCGTAGCAGATGAACCGCTAATAGATTTCGGATTGACTCAACGTAAAGATTGCTAGCAATTCCAGTTTGACTGAGTTCAGACCGAAGCAACTGAGCTACATTCGTCAGCATCGCATCCTGAAACATCACTCGATGCTCTAATCCTGTGACGCTCGACAATCCATTCTCGGTTGCAATTTGTTCCAATAGAGTTGTTTCTATATCCAGGTTGACATATTCGCTCGATTTGTGGCGCTCGTGCCAGACGAATTCGCGATCGCCATACAGCAAAACAGTTCCAGCGGGCAAAGCAGTGGTTTGCTTTGTGCCATCGACTGACCAAGTAACGCGATCATGCGGAGCCAAAATCACACTCAGCGTCCGCTTTGGAATAGAAAAATCAAAGTCGCCCGTCGCATCCAATCGACCATATTCGACAGTCAATCCATCCCATTCAGATTTTACGATAGTCGCTTCTGGTAAGGCGTTCGCGTCTTGCATGGTCGTTCGATTTTGGAATTTCTTCAAGATTAATCGATTTTACGAAATTCGGCTACGTTGCACAGTCCGCAAGATTACAACAGAGTCGCGCAAGAAATGGGTATCCTCAGCCGCGAGAGTTTTCTAAAGTGAGAGAGCATCAAACCCATCCGAGCGATTCCAATGACCTTTGATTTAAGTCATCTAAGAATCTCAAGTACAGATCTCTCGATCGAGTATTCGACTGCTACGATTCAAGATGCTGCCTGGATTGTCGCTGTCTGGATCTCCTGTACTTGTGCCGAGGAAACAATACTCGATTCGATCGCTGTGAATCAATTATCGATTCTGCTCAGTCCTGTGCGATTTCAGCAAATTACTGCAATCTCGCCCTTAAGCAGTCTTTACGAAGCAGAAGTCAGTGATCCTTGTGTGCTGCATCTCGTCCAACTTTTACGATCGGAGATGCAGCACCCGAAAATTCTGAGTCAACTGTATGTTGCTTCGATCGTGAATGTGCTTGTGCTGCATGTTGTGAAGGCGCGATCGTTAGAAATTGAGTCACTCAACTGACAACAGACGTTAAGCTGTGTAGCTGGCATTAAAACCGAGTGCGTTGTCGATCGTGGTTCCTGAAATCGTTTTAGCCGCATCACTGGCGAGAAAGAGCGCAGTTTGAGCCACATCCATTGGCTCTATTGCTCCAGCTTTACCCAGTGGACTAATTGGATCGATCAGCTTGTTCTGCGGCAGTGGTTACCCCCATCGATCGCATTTGCCCTTCGCTACGATACAGAGGCGTATTCACTGCACCCGGCGCGGTAGCTCCGCTTCACGAAGTGTTCGCATTCACAGCAATGTTGTATTTTCCCAGTTCTTGAGCCGCCTGCTTGGTCATGCCAATCACAGCCCATTTCGAGGAAGTATACGCTCCATTCCCGGCAAATCCTGCTCTGCCGCCAACGGATGCTAGATTGATGATGCGTCCACCACTGCGCTGTTTGAGAAATGGAATGGCGACCTTTGCTGTGTTGAAGACCCCGTGAACATTGACATCGTAGACATCATTCCACTGTTGGGGCGTTCCCTCTTCAAAGCTATGCCAAGCACAATAGCCAGCATTGGCAACCACAATATCAATTCCGCCGAGTTCTCGATTCGTGCGTTCAGCAGCAGCCTGCCTCGCAACTAAGTCTCGAACATCCACTTGAATTTGCACAACCTTTGTCCCGTAGCGTTTCACCGCTGCAACTGCTTGATTGAACTCTGTCATATTTGCCACGCGATAGCCTTTGGTGGAGTTTAATCGGCTAGGGTCAGCGATATCAAGCATCGCAATGTTCGCTCCATTTGCTGCGAAGAGTTCAGCAATTGCGCGTCCAATCCCACGCGCTGCTCCTGTGATAAATGCAACTTTGCCCGTCAGCAGTTGATTTGCAGAAGAACGCTCTCTTGGCTGTTGGGCGATCGCTTCTGTTCGGTCTTGATCTCGACCATGAACAATCACATAGGCTTCTTCCTGTGCCAGAGACATTGCAATCTCCGCCCCAGTTCCAGCGCTAGATCCCGTGACTAGCACACGCTTACCTGCTAGTCGCAAATCCATTTTAGTTACCTCCTAGTTAGCCAGCAGGACTAGAGTACACTTCACCGCCATCGACCAAAATTTCTGCTCCCGTGACGAAAGCAGCTAAATCGCTGACTAACACCAAAACCATCCGAGCAATGTCATCATGGTGTTTTTGACTCTAGCAGCACAGTATGAAAGCTACGTTGATCCCTTCATTATTCTGCTAACAGTTCCTTTAGCATTGTTAGGAGCATTGGGAGCGCTCGCACTGCGAGAATTAAACAATGATGTGTATGCCAACGTCGCTGATGCTGATCGGACTTGCGAGTAAAAACGCGATTCTGATTGTGAAGTTTGCCAATCAAGCTCTAGAACATCAAGGCGTGTCGGTAACACAAGCAGCCCTCACAGCGGCACGAGAACGATTTCGTCCGATCGTCATGACTTCGAGTGCTTCTCTGATCAACCAGCCATCAACTGCTGAAGGCGTTGGGGTTCCTCCCCCAGCCATTGCGGGTGTTGAGCCGTTCCATCAAAGATTGAAGAGGTTTTGAACGGTTCAAACTCGCCCCGCGCCCCAGATTGTGCCGTTTTTTCTAACAACGCTTGCACCTGCTCATCGGTCATCGGCTGAAAAGTTCGGACTGCTTCAAACGCTTGATCCAGAATCTCTAAACTGTCTACCCCAGTAATCACCACCGAAGTTGGTAGATTCAAAGCATAGTGGAGGCATTCGATCGGGGTCACAGTGTTCGATCGTAGCAGAATTCCATTTGCTAAACTCTTCATCCCCAAAATGCCAATGTTGCGCTTGACCAGTTCGGGTACAACGAGCTTGGCAAAACTGCGATAGTGGGCATCCATTACATTCAGTGGCATCTGGGCTGTATCAAACTGAAAATCGTGCTGATCTGCGACTTCTAGCATGTGCAGATGAATTGCAGGGTCTTTATGTCCAGTGAAGCCAATGTAGCGAACCTTCCCCGCTTGTTTAGCTTCTAGAACAGCAGTGAGCGCGCCTTCTGGGTCAAAAATGCGATGGGGGTCTTCAAATCGAATAATTTCATGAAATTGCACCAGATCAACGTGATCGACTTGCAAGCGTTGAAGCGATTCATTGAGTTGCTGGGCGGCTTCAGTTTTGGATCGACCATCAATCTTGGTCATGAGAAATACTTTGTCTCGATCGCCTTCCCGCAGTGCCTTGCCCATGCGAATCTCACTCATTCCATCGTTGTAATCCCAGCAATTGTCCATAAAAGTAATGCCGCGATCGATGGCAGTATGAACAATCCGGATCGCCAGAGATTCATCCACATGGGGTAAGCTGAGATGCCACCCGCCGAGTCCGATCGCAGACACCCTTTCTCCAGTGCGACCTAGTTCGCGATAGAGCATTTCTGAAGTTGACATGATAGGTTTCTATGCCTCTAGACGAGTGACGCTCTTTAGTCTAGGGTGAACCTTTTCGGTTATCCTGCTACTTCTGACGGATTTGTTTTGCTATGGTTTGAGCCGTTGGTTCTGAGTGTTGCAGCGCTTAAAAACTGCTAAAAATGCACTAACAACAATG
Coding sequences within it:
- a CDS encoding hypothetical protein (similar to AA sequence:cyanobase_aa:AM1_5843) gives rise to the protein MDAVDANRIAGLGICASAGYMTSVAAEDDRLKALVTVAPWLHNSQIVNTVYGGEAAVQKLIAKGKAAEAKFQQTGQVVSVPATSRTDKNSPMFGEVDYYQNPKRGAIPQWDNRFAVASWAEWLTFNPLPEAKNIQIPTLFIHSEKAAIPDGAKQFFAAIPSQNKQFEWLEGRTQFDFYDQPQTVDRAVALTVNKLIPN
- a CDS encoding hypothetical protein (similar to AA sequence:cyanobase_aa:AM1_1331), coding for MKLSRRNLVWLGGASTTGFLAALFTAQSQSNAQGNSNTMTDQAAIINAVNGIAIFADLRDWKRCRQSFTNEVEFDYTAMTGGKPTTIAADQQMQQWSQFFNSTFKNTQHIIGSHVVTVNGNTATCVSNFQAHHTYLDEKKGTWILSGVYNHDLVREGNAWKVDENVDRLGNRQSPWLIQASNSTKLRNAEYEFNTIWL
- a CDS encoding transcriptional regulator, AraC family (similar to AA sequence:cyanobase_aa:PCC7424_1148); this encodes MQDANALPEATIVKSEWDGLTVEYGRLDATGDFDFSIPKRTLSVILAPHDRVTWSVDGTKQTTALPAGTVLLYGDREFVWHERHKSSEYVNLDIETTLLEQIATENGLSSVTGLEHRVMFQDAMLTNVAQLLRSELSQTGIASNLYVESIRNLLAVHLLRNYAPQNAQPVVQTGALDDLTVKRLKDYIEDNLAEELSIAQLAALVPMSQFHFARAFKSAIGEPPHRYVLSRRIDRAKVLLSATRLSIAEVAYQVGFSNQSHFIAQFRKALGMTPKQFRD
- a CDS encoding putative 2-keto-3-deoxygluconate dehydrogenase (ab initio prediction:Prodigal:2.6;~similar to AA sequence:cyanobase_aa:RPA4657), which produces MDLRLAGKRVLVTGSSAGTGAEIAMSLAQEEAYVIVHGRDQDRTEAIAQQPRERSSANQLLTGKVAFITGAARGIGRAIAELFAANGANIAMLDIADPSRLNSTKGYRVANMTEFNQAVAAVKRYGTKVVQIQVDVRDLVARQAAAERTNRELGGIDIVVANAGYCAWHSFEEGTPQQWNDVYDVNVHGVFNTAKVAIPFLKQRSGGRIINLASVGGRAGFAGNGAYTSSKWAVIGMTKQAAQELGKYNIAVNANTS
- a CDS encoding transporter, hydrophobe/amphiphile efflux-1 (HAE1) family (similar to AA sequence:cyanobase_aa:Cyan7425_4992), whose product is MVFLTLAAQYESYVDPFIILLTVPLALLGALGALALRELNNDVYANVADADRTCE
- a CDS encoding hydrophobe/amphiphile efflux-1 (HAE1) family protein (similar to AA sequence:cyanobase_aa:Npun_R2033), which translates into the protein MMCMPTSLMLIGLASKNAILIVKFANQALEHQGVSVTQAALTAARERFRPIVMTSSASLINQPSTAEGVGVPPPAIAGVEPFHQRLKRF
- a CDS encoding aldo/keto reductase (similar to AA sequence:cyanobase_aa:Cyan7425_0446) — encoded protein: MLYRELGRTGERVSAIGLGGWHLSLPHVDESLAIRIVHTAIDRGITFMDNCWDYNDGMSEIRMGKALREGDRDKVFLMTKIDGRSKTEAAQQLNESLQRLQVDHVDLVQFHEIIRFEDPHRIFDPEGALTAVLEAKQAGKVRYIGFTGHKDPAIHLHMLEVADQHDFQFDTAQMPLNVMDAHYRSFAKLVVPELVKRNIGILGMKSLANGILLRSNTVTPIECLHYALNLPTSVVITGVDSLEILDQAFEAVRTFQPMTDEQVQALLEKTAQSGARGEFEPFKTSSIFDGTAQHPQWLGEEPQRLQQLMAG